The following proteins come from a genomic window of Solwaraspora sp. WMMA2065:
- the nadC gene encoding carboxylating nicotinate-nucleotide diphosphorylase, giving the protein MRSEVTVAASLACGLDPEVVHRVVATALAEDLGPDRLDVTSAATIDPGQLGTAELVARSAGVVAGLPLVAAVFAAVPSPTADPAGSVGGAGSADGAGSAGPVEVRLHRADGDRVPAGTVLATLTGPVRTLLTGERTALNLISRLSGVATHTRAWTDALAGSKATVLDTRKTTPGLRLLEKYAVRVGGGGNKRMGLYDVAMVKDNHKLAAGGVGAAYRRVREAFPGVPVEVEVTTLAEAVEAVEAGATFLLCDNMPAELLSAVVAEVGDRVEVEATGGLTLANAARYARTGVDYLSVGALTHSSPIMDIALDLRPAGVSASAGADRPAG; this is encoded by the coding sequence ATGCGTAGCGAGGTGACCGTCGCCGCGTCGCTGGCCTGCGGTCTGGACCCGGAGGTGGTCCACCGGGTGGTGGCGACCGCGCTGGCCGAGGATCTCGGCCCGGACCGGCTGGACGTCACGTCGGCGGCCACCATCGATCCGGGGCAGCTCGGCACCGCCGAACTGGTGGCCCGCTCCGCCGGGGTGGTGGCCGGGTTGCCGCTGGTCGCCGCTGTCTTCGCGGCGGTCCCGTCGCCGACCGCCGACCCTGCCGGCTCGGTCGGCGGTGCCGGCTCTGCCGATGGTGCCGGCTCTGCCGGCCCGGTCGAGGTGCGGCTGCACCGCGCCGACGGTGACCGGGTGCCGGCCGGTACGGTGCTGGCCACGCTGACCGGCCCGGTCCGGACCCTGCTCACCGGCGAGCGGACCGCGCTCAACCTGATCAGCCGGCTCTCCGGGGTGGCCACCCATACCCGGGCCTGGACGGACGCCCTCGCCGGGTCGAAGGCGACCGTGCTGGACACCCGCAAGACCACCCCCGGGCTGCGGCTGCTGGAGAAGTACGCGGTGCGGGTCGGCGGCGGCGGCAACAAGCGGATGGGTCTGTACGACGTGGCGATGGTCAAGGACAACCACAAGCTGGCCGCCGGCGGGGTGGGTGCCGCGTACCGCCGGGTGCGCGAGGCCTTCCCCGGCGTACCGGTGGAGGTCGAGGTGACCACGTTGGCCGAGGCGGTCGAGGCGGTCGAGGCCGGGGCGACGTTCCTGCTCTGCGACAACATGCCGGCGGAGCTGCTGAGCGCGGTCGTCGCCGAGGTGGGTGACCGGGTCGAGGTGGAGGCCACCGGCGGACTGACCCTGGCCAACGCGGCCCGGTACGCGCGGACCGGGGTGGACTACCTGTCGGTCGGGGCGTTGACCCACTCCTCGCCGATCATGGACATCGCGCTGGATCTGCGACCGGCCGGTGTCAGCGCGTCGGCTGGTGCCGACCG